One stretch of Lysobacter sp. TY2-98 DNA includes these proteins:
- a CDS encoding diguanylate cyclase, giving the protein MSSTPALASAASPYQRTLERGFPGLRFEPVLEREFQRFHSRVNLGRVRWSAWLAFALYGVFVAIDILTLPPDVHRWTAPIRVLLIMPGFLGVILATRHEAWQPRMQGPITAAAAIAGLGTVALIAIGLRHRHPLPYEGILLVAMFIYLLASLGWWRALAVNLATLAALIGTELAWQSDPQARLYQIVFMLAANVVGATGAYFLEHSTRSVFLVQRLLNERALHDGLTGLANRAALGEHLDRAWRQALRERATVAIAMVDVDHFKRFNDRYGHAEGDAALQAVAAVVGAQARRPLDLAARYGGEEFMLVWYRPVDAELDALGQQLRAAIEQLGIAHLDSECGVLTASIGIASTVATASGTPHRLMEAADAALYAAKQAGRNGVRVSGGVAAVA; this is encoded by the coding sequence ATGAGCTCGACCCCGGCGCTGGCCTCGGCCGCCTCGCCCTACCAGCGCACGCTCGAACGCGGCTTTCCGGGCCTGCGTTTCGAGCCCGTGCTCGAGCGCGAATTCCAGCGTTTCCACAGCCGCGTGAACCTGGGTCGCGTGCGCTGGTCGGCGTGGCTGGCGTTCGCGCTGTACGGCGTGTTCGTGGCGATCGACATCCTGACGCTGCCGCCGGACGTGCACCGCTGGACGGCCCCGATCCGCGTGCTGCTGATCATGCCGGGCTTCCTCGGCGTCATCCTCGCGACGCGACACGAAGCGTGGCAGCCGCGCATGCAGGGGCCGATCACCGCGGCCGCGGCGATCGCGGGGCTGGGCACGGTCGCGCTGATCGCGATCGGTCTGCGCCACCGGCATCCGCTGCCGTACGAAGGCATCCTGCTGGTCGCGATGTTCATCTACCTGCTTGCGAGCCTGGGCTGGTGGCGCGCCCTCGCGGTGAACCTGGCGACATTGGCTGCGCTGATCGGCACCGAACTCGCGTGGCAGTCCGATCCGCAGGCGCGCTTGTACCAGATCGTCTTCATGCTCGCGGCAAATGTAGTCGGGGCGACCGGCGCGTATTTCCTCGAACACTCCACGCGTTCGGTTTTCCTCGTCCAGCGCCTGCTCAACGAGCGCGCACTGCATGACGGGCTGACCGGGCTCGCCAATCGCGCAGCCCTCGGCGAACACCTCGACCGCGCGTGGCGGCAGGCACTGCGTGAGCGTGCGACGGTGGCGATCGCGATGGTCGACGTCGATCACTTCAAGCGCTTCAACGATCGCTACGGCCACGCGGAGGGCGATGCGGCGTTGCAGGCGGTCGCGGCGGTGGTGGGCGCACAGGCGCGGAGACCGCTCGACCTGGCCGCACGCTACGGCGGCGAGGAGTTCATGCTGGTCTGGTATCGCCCGGTCGACGCCGAACTCGATGCGCTCGGCCAGCAGTTGCGTGCGGCGATCGAACAGCTCGGCATCGCGCACCTGGACAGCGAATGCGGCGTGCTGACCGCGAGCATCGGCATCGCAAGCACGGTGGCGACCGCATCCGGCACGCCGCACCGCCTGATGGAGGCCGCCGACGCCGCGCTGTACGCGGCCAAGCAGGCCGGCCGGAATGGCGTGCGCGTGAGCGGTGGTGTCGCGGCCGTCGCCTGA
- a CDS encoding tetratricopeptide repeat protein — translation MKKTGFVAVAAAVLLVAGAAQAKGVVVKSETSMYAGKAPDAAAKALLDAAMSQTEGGSWERIGVGRVLYLGGKKSDAQTIFDQVLAGKHDAGDVYRIARVYAEAHDWAKAKPMFDQFLAMGDYDEKELSEIGAYYLLNGDRATAESYFQQAIARDPKSTWASMRMAGAYLGVEPQP, via the coding sequence ATGAAGAAGACCGGATTCGTGGCCGTCGCGGCCGCGGTGTTGCTCGTCGCCGGCGCCGCGCAGGCGAAGGGCGTGGTGGTGAAGTCGGAGACGTCGATGTACGCCGGCAAGGCGCCGGACGCGGCCGCGAAGGCGTTGCTCGACGCCGCGATGTCGCAGACCGAAGGCGGCAGCTGGGAGCGCATCGGCGTCGGCCGCGTGCTGTATCTCGGCGGCAAGAAGAGCGATGCGCAGACGATCTTCGACCAGGTGCTCGCCGGCAAGCACGACGCGGGCGATGTCTACCGCATCGCGCGCGTGTACGCCGAAGCGCATGACTGGGCGAAGGCCAAGCCGATGTTCGACCAGTTCCTCGCGATGGGCGACTACGACGAGAAGGAACTGTCCGAGATCGGCGCGTACTACCTGCTCAACGGCGACCGCGCGACGGCAGAGAGCTATTTCCAGCAGGCGATCGCCCGCGATCCCAAGAGCACCTGGGCGTCGATGCGCATGGCCGGCGCCTACTTGGGCGTCGAACCGCAGCCGTAA
- a CDS encoding cation diffusion facilitator family transporter, protein MASSNHRVVLAALAGNVAVAITKFVAAAITGSSAMLSEGVHSLVDCTNELLMLYGMRRSQRAPDETHPFGYGRELYFWAFIVALLVFALGAGVSFYEGVRQLRHPAPMVRPLVNYLVLGASIVFEGWSWLVATRQFRRDKGKLGWFEAVRVSKDPTVFTVLFEDTAALAGLVVALIGVALAQVTGNPFFDGAASLVIGLILAVTAGLLARETKALLVGESAGRGVREDILRIAGADPDVRCANGVITQQFGPDTVVAALSADFHDHLDTPHIEQCIRRIESGVQAAHPEVVALFVKPQTAETWRHRMSRLREGVLPAQEGTPPSTGTH, encoded by the coding sequence TTGGCGTCGTCCAACCACCGGGTCGTCCTCGCCGCGCTCGCCGGCAATGTCGCGGTGGCGATCACCAAGTTCGTCGCCGCGGCGATCACCGGCAGCTCGGCGATGCTGAGCGAGGGCGTGCATTCGCTGGTGGACTGCACCAACGAACTGCTGATGCTCTACGGCATGCGCCGTTCGCAACGCGCCCCCGACGAGACGCATCCATTCGGCTACGGCCGGGAGCTGTACTTCTGGGCGTTCATCGTCGCGCTGCTGGTGTTCGCGCTCGGCGCCGGCGTGTCGTTCTATGAGGGCGTGCGCCAACTGCGTCATCCCGCGCCGATGGTGCGGCCGCTGGTGAACTACCTCGTGCTCGGCGCGTCGATCGTGTTCGAAGGCTGGTCGTGGCTCGTCGCGACGCGCCAGTTCCGGCGCGACAAGGGCAAGCTCGGCTGGTTCGAAGCGGTGCGCGTCAGCAAGGATCCCACCGTCTTCACCGTGCTGTTCGAAGACACGGCCGCGCTGGCCGGCCTGGTGGTCGCACTGATCGGCGTCGCACTCGCGCAGGTGACCGGCAATCCGTTCTTCGACGGCGCGGCATCGTTGGTGATCGGCCTGATCCTTGCAGTCACTGCCGGCCTGCTCGCGCGGGAAACCAAGGCGCTGCTGGTCGGCGAAAGCGCCGGACGCGGCGTGCGCGAGGACATCCTGCGCATCGCGGGCGCCGATCCCGACGTGCGCTGCGCGAACGGCGTCATCACCCAGCAGTTCGGGCCCGACACCGTGGTCGCCGCGCTCAGCGCCGACTTCCACGACCACCTCGATACGCCGCACATCGAGCAGTGCATCCGCCGCATCGAATCCGGCGTGCAGGCCGCGCATCCGGAAGTGGTCGCGTTGTTCGTCAAGCCGCAGACGGCGGAGACGTGGCGGCACCGCATGTCGCGGCTGCGCGAGGGTGTGCTGCCCGCGCAGGAGGGCACGCCGCCATCCACGGGCACGCATTAG
- a CDS encoding EamA family transporter, with protein MPTTTGWLVWALMSATFAALTAIFAKIGLQGVDSDFATLLRTFVIVAVLALFVAMTGKWSDPRALPPRTLLFLTLSALATGASWVCYFRALQLGHASQVAPVDKLSVVLVALFAVVALGERPSAREWLAIAMIAGGAVLMAWAPRSG; from the coding sequence ATGCCGACCACCACTGGATGGCTCGTCTGGGCGCTGATGTCCGCCACGTTCGCCGCGCTCACGGCGATCTTCGCCAAGATCGGCCTGCAGGGCGTCGACTCCGATTTCGCCACGCTGCTGCGCACGTTCGTGATCGTCGCGGTGCTCGCGCTGTTCGTCGCGATGACCGGCAAGTGGAGCGACCCGCGCGCACTACCGCCGCGCACGCTGCTGTTCCTCACGCTGTCGGCGCTGGCGACCGGTGCGTCGTGGGTCTGCTACTTCCGCGCGCTGCAGCTCGGCCACGCCTCGCAGGTCGCGCCGGTCGACAAACTGAGCGTGGTGCTGGTCGCGCTGTTCGCGGTGGTTGCGCTAGGCGAGCGACCGAGCGCGCGCGAATGGCTGGCGATCGCGATGATCGCGGGGGGCGCGGTGCTGATGGCCTGGGCACCGCGTAGCGGGTGA
- a CDS encoding acyl-CoA dehydrogenase family protein, with the protein MSTPPVFETHEVTNQSPDFAPRNLWRDDPALREAVTREGGAAFDAHVAAYGRLAGDPLYAHGFDANRDRPRLRTHDARGRRIDRVEFHPAYHALMDAAVTHGVAGLSWRDARPGAHVARAALSYLHHQADAGTSCPLTMTHAAVPVLRREPALRDWADKAAAPHYDAREVPIADKRGVTLGMGMTEKQGGSDVRSNATTATPQPDGRYALVGHKFFFSAPMSDGFLVLAQAPGGLSCFLMPRRLDDGAKNAFRLIRLKDKLGDWSNASAEVEFTGALAWRIGDEGRGIATILEMVMLTRLDCILGAAAEMRMALAQAMHHARHRVAFGARLVEQPLMRNVLADLGLEVEAAVALAMRVARAVDSAPHDAREAAFARVATAIGKFWLCKRAPVVVNEAQECLGGAGYIEESILPRLYRQAPLNSIWEGSGNIQCLDVLRALARDPACREALVAELDSARGHDAAYDAAVEALLYGLERAPPAEAQARRLTEALALALQAVVLVRARSPVAAAFVASRLGEAHRLAFGTLDDARIDVAPVLERVLPD; encoded by the coding sequence ATGTCGACGCCCCCCGTCTTCGAAACCCACGAAGTCACCAATCAGTCGCCGGATTTCGCGCCCCGCAACCTCTGGCGCGACGACCCCGCGCTGCGCGAAGCAGTCACGCGCGAGGGCGGTGCGGCGTTCGACGCGCACGTCGCGGCCTACGGCCGACTCGCGGGCGACCCGCTGTACGCGCACGGCTTCGACGCCAACCGCGATCGTCCGCGCCTGCGCACGCACGACGCACGCGGCCGGCGCATCGATCGCGTGGAGTTCCATCCCGCGTATCACGCGTTGATGGACGCGGCGGTCACGCACGGTGTCGCGGGGCTGTCATGGCGCGACGCACGACCCGGCGCGCACGTCGCGCGCGCGGCGCTGAGTTACCTGCACCACCAGGCCGACGCCGGCACCAGCTGCCCGCTGACGATGACGCATGCCGCGGTGCCGGTGCTGCGTCGCGAGCCCGCGCTGCGCGACTGGGCCGACAAAGCCGCCGCGCCCCATTACGACGCGCGCGAAGTACCGATCGCCGACAAGCGCGGCGTCACTCTCGGCATGGGCATGACCGAGAAGCAGGGCGGCAGCGACGTGCGCAGCAATGCGACCACCGCGACGCCGCAGCCCGACGGTCGCTATGCACTGGTCGGCCACAAGTTCTTCTTCTCCGCTCCGATGTCGGACGGCTTCCTCGTGCTCGCGCAGGCGCCGGGCGGGCTCAGCTGCTTCCTGATGCCGCGCCGGCTCGACGATGGTGCGAAGAACGCGTTCCGCCTGATACGGCTGAAGGACAAGCTCGGTGACTGGAGCAATGCATCGGCGGAAGTCGAATTCACCGGCGCGCTGGCGTGGCGCATCGGCGACGAAGGCCGCGGCATCGCCACCATCCTCGAGATGGTCATGCTCACGCGGCTCGACTGCATACTCGGCGCCGCCGCGGAGATGCGCATGGCACTCGCGCAGGCCATGCATCACGCGCGGCATCGCGTCGCCTTCGGTGCGCGCCTGGTCGAACAGCCGCTGATGCGCAACGTGCTCGCCGATCTCGGGCTGGAAGTCGAAGCGGCGGTCGCACTGGCGATGCGCGTCGCGCGTGCGGTCGATTCGGCGCCGCACGATGCGCGTGAGGCGGCATTCGCGCGCGTCGCCACGGCCATCGGCAAGTTCTGGCTGTGCAAGCGCGCGCCGGTGGTGGTGAACGAGGCGCAGGAATGCCTCGGCGGCGCCGGCTACATCGAGGAATCCATCCTGCCGCGCCTGTATCGGCAGGCGCCGCTCAATTCGATCTGGGAAGGCAGCGGCAACATCCAGTGCCTGGACGTGCTGCGCGCACTCGCGCGCGACCCGGCCTGTCGGGAGGCGCTCGTCGCCGAACTCGACAGCGCGCGCGGACACGATGCGGCGTACGACGCCGCGGTCGAAGCGCTGCTGTACGGGCTTGAGCGCGCGCCGCCCGCCGAGGCACAGGCGCGACGCCTGACCGAAGCGCTCGCGCTCGCCTTGCAGGCGGTCGTGCTCGTCCGCGCGCGCTCACCCGTGGCGGCGGCGTTCGTTGCGAGCCGCCTCGGCGAGGCGCACCGGCTGGCCTTCGGCACGCTCGACGATGCACGCATCGACGTCGCACCCGTGCTCGAACGCGTCCTGCCGGATTGA
- a CDS encoding PLP-dependent aminotransferase family protein: MDLILDGRGPRYLQLARALRAAIGAGRLPHGSRLPSTRELAASLGVSRTTVVAAYEHLHAEGHLEGKIGSGSYVQTPLQPSTSAGAVRRPVPAQSSFSARARRLHDPRALPGRRAPDVRYAFQYGFPSVNTEIATQWLRELARAAQYASPNYPPAQGLPALRDAVARHIGRTRGVTCDADDVVIVHGTQQALSLIANVLLDPGDDVAIEEPHYFGARRVLEILGARLHGVPVDREGLCVDRLPDPPAKVTYVTPSHQFPTGVVMSLERRHALLDYARRNDGWIIEDDYDGEFRHAQQPVSALQALDRDGRVLYVGTFSKTLFPSLRLGYIVTPPGLRDDLLAAKWVADFGTSPTEQAALASFIASGVYDRHLRVVTRRLAERRELLRRLLHERCGPRVEVADSKSGMHLLAWVRDLSRDGGDALVRMAQQRGVGLYTVASSYLDPPDATGLIMGFSAMSTREIREAMEIVADCLSHCPSEAR, from the coding sequence ATGGACCTGATTCTCGACGGCCGCGGCCCGCGCTATCTGCAGCTGGCGCGGGCACTGCGCGCAGCAATCGGCGCGGGACGGTTGCCGCACGGCAGCCGCCTACCATCGACACGTGAGCTCGCGGCGTCGCTCGGCGTGTCGCGGACTACCGTGGTCGCGGCGTACGAACACCTCCACGCCGAAGGCCACCTCGAGGGCAAGATCGGGTCCGGCAGCTATGTCCAGACACCGTTGCAGCCGTCGACGTCGGCCGGCGCCGTGCGGCGGCCTGTCCCCGCGCAATCATCGTTCAGCGCGCGTGCCCGCCGTCTGCACGATCCCCGAGCGTTGCCCGGACGCCGCGCGCCCGATGTGCGCTATGCATTTCAGTACGGATTCCCGTCGGTAAACACGGAGATCGCGACGCAGTGGCTGCGCGAACTCGCACGCGCCGCGCAGTACGCGAGTCCGAACTATCCACCTGCCCAGGGCCTGCCTGCATTGCGCGATGCCGTGGCGCGGCACATCGGTCGCACGCGCGGCGTCACGTGCGACGCGGACGACGTGGTCATCGTGCACGGCACGCAGCAGGCGCTGTCCCTGATCGCGAACGTGCTGCTGGATCCCGGCGACGATGTCGCGATCGAGGAGCCGCACTACTTCGGTGCCCGGCGCGTGCTGGAAATCCTCGGTGCACGGCTGCACGGCGTGCCCGTCGACCGCGAAGGCCTGTGCGTCGACCGCCTGCCCGATCCGCCGGCCAAGGTCACATACGTGACGCCGTCGCACCAGTTTCCCACCGGGGTGGTGATGTCGCTGGAGCGGCGCCATGCGCTGCTCGACTACGCGCGTCGCAACGACGGCTGGATCATCGAAGACGACTACGACGGGGAATTCCGCCACGCGCAGCAGCCGGTCAGTGCATTGCAGGCGCTCGATCGCGACGGCCGCGTGCTGTACGTGGGTACGTTCTCGAAAACGCTGTTTCCGTCGCTGCGGCTCGGCTACATCGTTACGCCGCCCGGGTTGAGGGACGACCTGCTCGCCGCGAAATGGGTGGCCGACTTCGGCACCTCCCCCACCGAACAGGCAGCGCTCGCCTCGTTCATCGCCTCGGGCGTCTACGACCGGCACCTGCGCGTAGTGACGCGGCGACTGGCGGAGCGCCGCGAACTGCTGCGGCGCCTGCTGCACGAACGGTGCGGACCGCGCGTCGAGGTCGCCGATTCGAAGTCCGGCATGCACCTGCTCGCCTGGGTGCGCGACCTCTCACGCGACGGCGGCGATGCGCTGGTGCGCATGGCGCAGCAACGCGGCGTGGGCCTTTACACCGTGGCGTCGAGCTACCTCGATCCACCGGACGCGACCGGACTGATCATGGGATTCAGCGCCATGTCGACGCGCGAGATCCGCGAGGCGATGGAGATCGTGGCCGACTGCCTGTCCCACTGCCCTTCGGAAGCTCGCTGA
- a CDS encoding helix-turn-helix transcriptional regulator, producing MGTDIHSIRWTFDRAQRAHVSARDWSDDHARLICIGPRTPPFSVPASHVALWLSLRGSLCGDAAERSWCLGERDVLSWPESDVLVTPTRSTWALAACVPAVAVRAWMRGEPPLLLWQSRASVAVLRAWMRLARHVRDAADPALARSLLVALVREQQVELAPHLAACPGRTRDARIRTLTRLCRVRHAIQSRVDSVARLDGLAAEANYSAHHLVRLYRDVFGHTPSEYAASLRHARAWQLVADSPLSISDITAEVGFESPSAFCRAFKSHFGVTATEARRAGRGLGAHDRLVRARG from the coding sequence ATGGGGACGGACATCCACAGCATCCGCTGGACCTTCGACCGCGCGCAGCGTGCCCACGTGAGCGCGCGCGACTGGAGTGACGACCACGCGCGCCTCATCTGCATCGGCCCGCGCACGCCGCCCTTCAGCGTACCCGCGAGCCATGTCGCGCTTTGGCTGAGCCTGCGGGGCTCGCTCTGCGGCGACGCCGCCGAACGCAGCTGGTGCCTCGGCGAGCGCGACGTGTTGTCCTGGCCGGAGAGCGACGTGCTGGTCACGCCGACGCGCTCGACCTGGGCGCTCGCCGCATGTGTGCCCGCAGTCGCGGTCCGAGCGTGGATGCGCGGGGAGCCGCCGCTGCTGCTATGGCAGTCGCGTGCATCGGTGGCGGTTTTGCGCGCGTGGATGCGGTTGGCCCGGCACGTACGCGACGCAGCGGACCCGGCGCTGGCGCGTTCTCTGCTGGTCGCTCTGGTGCGCGAGCAACAGGTCGAACTTGCGCCCCATCTCGCCGCGTGCCCCGGGCGCACACGCGACGCACGGATACGGACGTTGACGAGGCTATGCAGGGTCCGTCACGCCATCCAGAGCCGTGTCGACAGCGTCGCGCGTTTGGACGGGCTCGCTGCCGAGGCGAACTACTCCGCACACCATCTGGTCCGCCTGTATCGCGACGTATTCGGCCACACGCCGAGCGAATACGCCGCATCGCTGCGGCACGCCCGGGCCTGGCAGCTCGTCGCGGACTCCCCCTTGTCGATCAGCGACATTACAGCGGAGGTCGGCTTCGAGAGTCCCAGTGCATTCTGCCGCGCCTTCAAGTCGCATTTCGGCGTGACCGCCACCGAAGCACGACGCGCCGGGCGTGGGCTCGGTGCACATGATCGCCTCGTCAGGGCACGGGGTTGA
- a CDS encoding TonB-dependent receptor: MTFHLPHHPLTRGLHLALASTVMVALPVFAQDTPASSEGDKKTQELGRVEVTGSRIRRAESETSQPIVSLNREEIQAQGLTSVGDVIQNLAANGSTLNTTMNNGGDGETRVSLRNLGSNRTLVLVNGRRWVGGTGLGGAVDLNTIPTAAVERIEVLKAGASSIYGSDAIAGVVNVILRTDYQGAELNGYLGMFDKGDGFRQSYDFTIGTSDDRFSAMFGAGYVKEEPVHAGDREVSAEPTYHTGLAFGSSTTPNGRFGFGATGCQRQNASGAPLFLNPDGSTTTTNTGVPAIAAAGNQLPPQFAGTRCVQGTVTRNDAASPFRVRGASDLYNFAPDNYLLTPQERKSIFGRASVNLTDSVSAFITATYNNRRSEQLLAAMPIVLGFGPGAGVQSQSVFISQYNLYNPFGQDVTRVQRRLVETGGRSFNENVDTFGFNGGLEGSFERWNRYFTWDAGMVYARNDENDTTYGLFNVLALRNALGPSMLNATGTPVCVSTPGNLATVIPGCVPLNLLGGVGTVTPDMLSYSSFVAHDELSYKMKDYYANITGEIAELPGGMLAFAAGLERRTESGFSQPDALIASGNTTGNASAPTAGGYAVREAYLEVSVPLLKDIPGAKQLEFDLSSRVSDYSNFGRTVNSAFGFKWRPIDELMVRGNWAQGFRAPSILELYQGVTDSFPTIADPCSTTFSGAYNSLTPEQKARCHAQGVPVGGYDQGNAQIRISVGGNPDLGPETSTTKTLGVVWSPKFIPGAFDVSLDWWRIELRNAITQFSGQFILDQCIVEGAQPFCGLYSRSPAGSIDTLLSSGLNVGASNVEGWDMTVNYRLPDMGWGRLSFAWDTTYTSLFESDNNNNGVIDPGDGGSIVGEYFDRSNNWRIRSNLMARWEMGDFGATWFTRYFSRQEENCPFYYNDYGFGQLCNDATVDANGVVQPGSKNHIGGTTYHDVSVYWKAPWDAKVTVGVNNAFDKEPPLAFTTFANSFDPQYEVPGRFFYLSYNQKF, encoded by the coding sequence ATGACTTTCCATCTTCCGCATCACCCGCTGACGCGTGGCCTGCACCTTGCGCTGGCCTCGACCGTGATGGTCGCGCTGCCGGTCTTCGCGCAGGACACCCCAGCGTCGTCCGAGGGCGACAAGAAGACCCAGGAGCTGGGCCGCGTCGAAGTGACCGGTTCGCGCATCCGTCGCGCCGAGTCCGAGACCTCCCAGCCGATCGTTTCGCTCAACCGAGAAGAGATCCAGGCCCAGGGCCTGACCTCGGTCGGCGACGTGATCCAGAACCTCGCCGCCAACGGTTCGACCCTCAACACCACGATGAACAACGGCGGCGATGGCGAAACCCGCGTCAGCCTGCGTAACCTCGGCTCCAACCGCACCCTCGTGCTGGTCAACGGTCGTCGCTGGGTCGGTGGCACGGGCCTCGGCGGCGCGGTCGACCTCAACACGATCCCGACCGCCGCGGTCGAGCGCATCGAAGTCCTGAAGGCCGGCGCCTCGTCGATCTACGGCTCCGACGCGATCGCGGGCGTGGTCAACGTCATCCTCCGCACCGACTACCAGGGCGCCGAGCTCAACGGCTACCTCGGCATGTTCGACAAGGGCGACGGCTTCCGTCAGTCCTACGACTTCACCATCGGCACCTCCGACGACCGCTTCAGCGCCATGTTCGGCGCCGGCTACGTCAAGGAAGAGCCGGTCCACGCCGGGGACCGGGAAGTTTCGGCGGAGCCGACGTATCACACGGGTCTGGCATTCGGCTCGTCCACGACGCCGAATGGACGCTTCGGCTTCGGCGCCACCGGTTGCCAGCGGCAGAACGCGTCGGGCGCCCCGCTTTTCCTCAACCCGGACGGTTCGACCACCACGACCAACACGGGCGTGCCGGCCATCGCCGCTGCAGGTAACCAGCTGCCGCCGCAGTTTGCCGGCACGCGCTGCGTGCAGGGCACCGTCACGCGTAATGACGCGGCTTCGCCGTTCCGCGTTCGCGGTGCCTCCGACCTCTACAACTTCGCGCCGGACAACTATCTGCTCACGCCACAGGAGCGCAAGTCGATCTTCGGGCGCGCCTCGGTCAACCTGACGGACAGCGTCAGCGCATTCATCACCGCGACGTACAACAATCGTCGTTCGGAGCAGCTGCTTGCCGCGATGCCGATCGTGCTGGGCTTCGGCCCGGGCGCTGGCGTGCAGTCGCAGAGTGTCTTCATCAGCCAGTACAACCTCTACAACCCGTTCGGCCAGGACGTCACGCGTGTGCAGCGCCGGCTCGTCGAGACCGGCGGCCGATCGTTCAACGAAAACGTCGACACCTTCGGCTTCAACGGTGGCCTCGAAGGCTCGTTCGAGCGCTGGAACCGTTACTTCACCTGGGATGCGGGCATGGTCTATGCCCGCAACGACGAAAACGACACGACCTACGGGCTGTTCAACGTCCTCGCCCTGCGCAACGCCCTCGGCCCGTCGATGCTCAATGCGACCGGCACGCCGGTCTGCGTGAGCACGCCGGGCAACCTCGCCACCGTCATTCCCGGTTGCGTTCCGCTGAATCTGCTCGGCGGTGTCGGCACGGTGACGCCGGACATGCTGTCGTATTCGTCGTTCGTCGCGCACGACGAGCTGTCGTACAAGATGAAGGACTACTACGCCAACATCACCGGCGAAATCGCCGAGCTGCCGGGCGGCATGCTCGCGTTCGCGGCGGGCCTCGAGCGCCGCACCGAAAGCGGCTTCAGCCAGCCCGATGCACTCATCGCGTCCGGCAATACGACCGGCAACGCCAGCGCACCCACCGCCGGCGGCTACGCCGTGCGCGAGGCCTACCTTGAAGTCTCCGTGCCGCTGCTGAAGGACATCCCCGGCGCCAAGCAACTGGAATTCGACCTGTCCTCGCGCGTGTCGGACTACTCCAACTTCGGCCGCACCGTGAACTCGGCGTTCGGCTTCAAGTGGCGTCCGATCGATGAGCTGATGGTCCGAGGCAACTGGGCGCAAGGCTTCCGCGCACCGTCCATCCTCGAGCTGTACCAGGGCGTGACCGACTCGTTCCCCACCATCGCGGACCCGTGCTCGACGACGTTCAGCGGTGCCTACAACAGCCTCACGCCGGAACAGAAGGCGCGCTGCCATGCGCAGGGCGTGCCGGTCGGTGGCTACGACCAGGGCAATGCGCAGATCCGCATCAGTGTCGGCGGCAATCCGGATCTCGGGCCGGAGACGTCGACGACCAAGACGCTCGGTGTCGTCTGGAGTCCGAAGTTCATTCCGGGCGCGTTCGATGTGTCGCTGGACTGGTGGCGCATCGAACTGCGCAACGCCATCACCCAGTTCTCGGGTCAGTTCATCCTCGACCAGTGCATCGTCGAGGGTGCACAACCGTTCTGCGGCCTCTACTCGCGCTCGCCCGCGGGCTCGATCGACACGCTGCTGTCCAGTGGCCTCAACGTCGGTGCATCCAACGTCGAAGGCTGGGACATGACCGTGAATTACCGCCTGCCGGACATGGGCTGGGGGCGGCTCTCGTTCGCGTGGGACACGACCTACACCTCGCTGTTCGAGAGTGACAACAACAACAACGGGGTGATCGATCCGGGCGACGGCGGCAGCATCGTCGGCGAGTACTTCGACCGCAGCAACAACTGGCGGATCCGCAGCAACCTCATGGCGCGCTGGGAGATGGGCGATTTCGGCGCCACCTGGTTCACCCGGTACTTCTCGCGCCAGGAAGAGAACTGCCCCTTCTACTACAACGATTACGGCTTCGGTCAGCTCTGCAACGACGCCACCGTCGATGCCAATGGCGTCGTGCAGCCCGGGTCGAAGAACCACATCGGCGGTACGACCTATCACGACGTGTCGGTGTACTGGAAGGCGCCGTGGGACGCGAAGGTCACGGTGGGCGTCAACAACGCCTTCGACAAGGAACCGCCGTTGGCATTCACCACGTTCGCCAACAGCTTCGATCCGCAGTACGAGGTACCGGGCCGCTTCTTCTATCTCTCGTACAACCAGAAGTTCTGA